A window of Acidobacteriota bacterium contains these coding sequences:
- a CDS encoding PaaI family thioesterase, whose amino-acid sequence MALPKCPPGMGRHRQWHATQAHQLLATWLAIRGEVVPRIESTSEREPRENPASVTASHRTIPRVRPLRSAAMAIDTADAPRLPDGFRPFPYEDPFEDYVGPFGYRLEGDGIRLAFQSDGRHANTGGTLHGGMLMTFADYALCLAAVWDQPGEKCVTVSCDCHFVAPGTPGAVIEASGEVVRRTRTLAFVRGEIWEGDRVLLSYSAIVRRLPGARPETAAGSL is encoded by the coding sequence ATGGCGCTTCCGAAATGCCCGCCGGGCATGGGCCGCCACCGTCAATGGCACGCAACGCAGGCCCACCAACTACTGGCCACCTGGCTTGCCATCCGGGGCGAGGTTGTTCCGCGCATTGAATCCACGTCAGAACGGGAGCCCAGGGAGAACCCCGCCAGCGTCACTGCTTCGCATCGCACCATCCCACGCGTCCGTCCGCTACGATCTGCCGCTATGGCTATCGACACAGCAGACGCACCTCGGTTGCCGGACGGGTTCCGACCGTTCCCCTACGAGGATCCGTTCGAGGACTATGTCGGACCGTTCGGTTACCGGCTGGAAGGCGACGGCATCCGCCTGGCCTTCCAGTCGGACGGCCGGCACGCCAACACCGGCGGCACGCTCCACGGCGGCATGCTGATGACGTTCGCGGACTACGCGCTCTGTCTGGCTGCGGTCTGGGATCAACCCGGCGAGAAATGCGTGACGGTTTCGTGCGACTGCCACTTCGTCGCGCCGGGAACCCCGGGAGCAGTCATCGAGGCGTCCGGCGAGGTGGTCCGCCGAACCCGCACGCTGGCATTCGTCCGGGGCGAGATATGGGAAGGCGACCGCGTGCTGCTGAGTTACAGCGCCATCGTCCGGCGACTGCCCGGCGCGCGGCCGGAAACCGCCGCCGGGTCGCTATAA
- a CDS encoding DUF222 domain-containing protein, which translates to MRRSHRNRRVNEKFCLTRFSTPPCGTSQPAREPAVPATPLGRSATSPDFPTKTFIWTARRAAQPHLKGRNVGVYHRSMDTPTTSDTNPFPSPDELRRNREERNRLENEIAELSARIDAAVYELLVRIRRFDELGGWSGATSYPQWLSWRASLAPGTAREYVRVAHALAKLPKTSDALRRGRVSYSKVRAITRVATPATEDRLLHLARQATAADLERIVRAWRRCDRQHEGREDRKRRRNQGLSIYPDIDGMFVVRGLLTPEVGAVVRRAIEAASEQLHQEAKDAEPKHVEAESSACRRADALGLIAESALAAKLDTGTAGDRYQVVVHVDPETLRDDVSAETSHATDGAGESVSVEASPRAGQAALEEAGGIRVSAETSRRLACDAGKVVMGHDTAGKVLDVGRKTRTIPPALRRALASRDQHCRFPGCEARRCDAHHVKHWADGGATKLDNLVLLCRRHHRAVHEEGFGLTLDAEGRPRFTQPDGAPLPTAPAPPVWTGVPLAPTDAKLAEDGIEIDSGTSIPHWYGERLDLPYVIGVAWRPGDTPGAEETA; encoded by the coding sequence ATGCGGCGCTCGCACCGGAACAGGCGCGTCAATGAAAAATTCTGCTTGACACGTTTTTCCACACCCCCCTGCGGAACTTCCCAACCGGCCCGCGAACCCGCCGTTCCAGCGACCCCGCTGGGCCGGTCAGCCACGTCGCCGGACTTTCCGACGAAAACCTTCATATGGACGGCGCGGAGGGCGGCACAGCCCCACCTGAAGGGTCGAAATGTGGGGGTTTACCATCGAAGTATGGACACGCCCACGACTTCCGATACCAATCCGTTTCCTTCTCCCGACGAACTCCGCCGCAACCGCGAAGAGCGCAACCGGCTCGAAAACGAGATCGCCGAACTCTCCGCTCGCATCGACGCCGCCGTCTACGAGCTGCTCGTCCGCATCCGACGCTTCGATGAACTGGGAGGCTGGTCCGGCGCCACGTCCTACCCCCAGTGGCTGAGCTGGCGGGCCAGCCTGGCCCCCGGCACCGCGCGGGAGTACGTGCGCGTCGCGCATGCCCTGGCCAAGTTGCCGAAAACCTCCGACGCCCTGCGGCGGGGCCGCGTCTCCTACTCGAAGGTCCGCGCCATCACCCGGGTCGCGACGCCGGCGACCGAGGACCGCCTGCTGCATCTCGCCCGCCAGGCGACGGCGGCCGACCTCGAGCGTATCGTCCGGGCGTGGCGGCGGTGCGACCGCCAGCACGAGGGGCGGGAGGATCGGAAGCGGCGGCGGAACCAGGGTCTCAGCATCTATCCCGACATCGACGGCATGTTCGTCGTCCGGGGCCTGCTGACGCCGGAGGTGGGCGCGGTGGTGCGCCGGGCCATCGAGGCGGCGTCCGAACAGCTCCACCAGGAAGCCAAGGACGCGGAGCCGAAGCACGTCGAGGCGGAATCGTCGGCCTGCCGGCGGGCGGATGCGCTGGGGCTGATTGCGGAGAGCGCGCTCGCCGCGAAGCTCGACACGGGAACGGCGGGCGACCGCTACCAGGTGGTCGTGCATGTGGATCCGGAGACGCTGCGGGACGACGTTTCCGCGGAAACGTCACACGCTACCGACGGTGCGGGCGAGAGTGTCTCGGTCGAAGCGTCGCCACGTGCCGGGCAGGCGGCCCTGGAGGAAGCGGGCGGCATCCGCGTTTCCGCGGAAACGTCGCGGCGGCTTGCCTGCGACGCCGGCAAGGTGGTGATGGGCCACGATACCGCCGGCAAGGTGCTGGACGTCGGCCGCAAGACCCGGACGATTCCTCCCGCCCTCCGCCGGGCGCTGGCCTCACGCGACCAACACTGCCGCTTCCCGGGCTGCGAGGCGCGGCGCTGCGACGCCCACCATGTGAAGCACTGGGCGGACGGGGGCGCGACGAAGCTGGACAACCTCGTGCTGCTCTGCCGGCGGCATCATCGCGCGGTGCACGAGGAGGGTTTCGGCCTCACGCTCGACGCGGAGGGCCGGCCGCGGTTCACGCAGCCGGACGGTGCGCCCCTGCCGACGGCGCCGGCGCCTCCCGTCTGGACGGGCGTTCCGCTCGCACCGACCGACGCGAAGCTGGCCGAGGACGGAATCGAGATCGACTCCGGCACGTCGATTCCCCACTGGTACGGCGAACGGCTGGACCTGCCCTACGTGATCGGCGTCGCGTGGAGGCCGGGGGATACTCCGGGCGCGGAGGAGACTGCGTGA
- a CDS encoding methylated-DNA--[protein]-cysteine S-methyltransferase, whose product MRIVGDDTQIDQVNLPKEASNAPDPAWCCCNDDLPAPIAQAKEQLAEYFAGARSTFDLPLGLNVGTPFRRRVWRELQRIPYGETISYGELARRIGKPTASRAVGGANHHNPIAIIVPCHRVIGADGTLVGYGGGLPTKERLLAHERSHAT is encoded by the coding sequence ATGCGCATCGTTGGAGACGACACGCAGATCGATCAGGTGAACCTCCCGAAGGAGGCGTCAAACGCGCCCGACCCGGCCTGGTGCTGCTGTAACGACGATCTGCCGGCCCCCATCGCCCAGGCGAAGGAGCAGTTGGCGGAGTACTTCGCCGGCGCCCGTTCGACGTTCGACCTGCCCCTCGGACTGAATGTCGGCACGCCGTTCCGGCGCCGGGTGTGGCGGGAGCTGCAGCGGATCCCGTACGGCGAGACCATCTCCTACGGCGAGCTGGCGCGTCGTATCGGAAAGCCCACTGCGTCACGCGCCGTCGGCGGCGCCAACCACCACAACCCGATTGCCATCATCGTCCCGTGCCACCGCGTGATCGGGGCCGACGGAACGCTCGTGGGGTACGGGGGCGGCCTGCCGACCAAGGAACGGCTGCTGGCGCACGAACGGAGCCACGCAACCTAG
- a CDS encoding DUF1592 domain-containing protein, with translation MLTLSTTRLATLILVLATLTAPGAAAAQTFAADVAPLVESSCLQCHSARTVTPLNLERLGFDLTDPETLKVWERVYERLEKGEMPPAAAPRPDAAVVATALGSLKQALVDASRAARGEQRTPLRRLTRLEYAYTMQDLLGIDEVVASNLIPLLPAEADSGGFDTVAAYQSMSPIHVRSYLEAADRALDGVLLVGPAPETDTYVIEYAKSEYLHRVANNTGLGQGIVKQLDDAYVAFIDAASTYTVNSQSEGHRVTVPGRYRVAVEAYPHQAVSPVTLSLYRGHRSGGGVPALEELLGEFDLIGEGIRTVEVTPYLRPGDLIAPVPADLDGPRPTHAVPGDPHSGFGGLKHHPGEGVALKTMTIEGPLLTDGVWPPRSTRRLLTGVEFDADGEIRLTKDPYGHIVDIVAALAPRAFRRPLADGEIEAYASLARPLLDDGQPFLDAVRLPLRAILSAPAFLYHASSSDPNVAASTLDGFGLATRLSYFLWRSMPDAELLDLAGEGRLSAPDVLARQVDRLLDDPKRERFVKDFVGQAFRLNELKATTPDRGMYPEFDDRLGQAMVRETELFLAELIAGDLSAGSLVDADFTFVNRQLAGHYGIPGITGEHMRKVMLPADSPRGGLLTQASIHKVTANGTTTSPIPRGNFVLANLLGRPAPPPPAEVGALEPDTRGTTTVREQLEAHRSSPVCANCHRVIDPPGFAMESFDPIGGFRTRYRLSGGEIDVGGGLRYPAPYTEGPAVDPSGVTPEGEAFADIRDYKRLLLEQELDQVARHLASNLLVFSTGAEIEFADRDAVEQIVERGRSDGHPVRQMIHRVVQSDLFRTR, from the coding sequence ATGCTCACGCTCTCGACCACGCGGCTGGCAACGCTGATTCTCGTGCTCGCGACGCTAACCGCGCCCGGCGCCGCGGCCGCCCAGACGTTCGCAGCCGACGTCGCGCCGCTCGTCGAGTCGTCCTGCCTTCAGTGTCACAGCGCGCGCACCGTCACGCCGCTCAATCTCGAACGCCTCGGGTTTGACCTGACCGACCCGGAGACCCTCAAGGTCTGGGAGCGGGTCTACGAGCGGCTAGAGAAAGGCGAGATGCCGCCGGCCGCGGCCCCACGACCCGACGCGGCCGTGGTCGCGACCGCCCTCGGGTCGTTGAAGCAGGCGCTGGTCGACGCGAGCCGGGCCGCCCGCGGCGAGCAGCGGACCCCGCTTCGCCGGCTCACGCGACTCGAGTACGCGTACACGATGCAGGACCTGCTGGGAATCGACGAGGTGGTCGCCTCCAACCTGATTCCGCTGCTGCCGGCGGAGGCCGATTCCGGGGGATTCGACACGGTCGCGGCGTACCAGAGCATGTCGCCCATTCACGTGCGGAGCTACCTGGAGGCGGCCGACCGGGCGCTCGATGGGGTTCTTCTTGTCGGGCCCGCTCCCGAGACCGACACCTACGTCATCGAGTACGCGAAGTCGGAGTATCTCCACCGCGTCGCCAACAACACGGGACTGGGGCAGGGGATCGTCAAGCAACTCGACGATGCCTACGTTGCCTTCATCGACGCCGCATCCACCTACACCGTCAACAGCCAGAGCGAGGGGCACCGGGTTACCGTCCCCGGCCGGTACCGGGTCGCGGTGGAGGCCTATCCCCACCAGGCGGTCAGCCCCGTGACGCTGTCCCTTTACCGGGGGCACCGGTCGGGGGGCGGAGTCCCGGCGCTGGAAGAGCTGCTGGGCGAGTTCGACCTGATTGGCGAGGGGATCCGGACCGTTGAGGTCACGCCGTATCTCCGCCCCGGTGACCTCATCGCGCCCGTGCCCGCGGATCTCGACGGCCCGCGACCCACGCACGCGGTTCCTGGGGACCCGCACAGCGGGTTCGGTGGGCTGAAGCACCATCCGGGTGAAGGCGTCGCGCTCAAGACGATGACGATCGAGGGGCCGCTCCTGACGGATGGCGTATGGCCTCCCCGGAGCACGCGGCGGCTGTTGACCGGCGTCGAGTTCGACGCGGACGGCGAGATCCGGCTGACGAAGGACCCCTACGGTCACATCGTCGACATCGTCGCGGCCCTTGCCCCGCGCGCGTTCCGGCGACCGCTGGCCGACGGGGAGATCGAGGCTTACGCGAGTCTGGCCCGTCCGCTGCTCGACGACGGCCAGCCGTTTCTGGACGCGGTCCGTCTGCCGCTTCGGGCGATCCTGAGCGCGCCGGCGTTTCTGTATCACGCCAGTTCGTCCGATCCCAACGTCGCCGCTTCCACCCTGGATGGCTTCGGCCTGGCCACGCGCCTGTCGTACTTCCTCTGGCGCAGCATGCCGGACGCCGAGCTTCTCGACCTTGCGGGCGAAGGAAGGCTGTCCGCCCCCGACGTGCTCGCACGGCAGGTCGACCGGCTGCTCGACGATCCGAAGCGCGAGCGCTTCGTCAAGGACTTCGTCGGGCAGGCGTTCCGGCTCAACGAGCTGAAGGCGACCACTCCCGATCGGGGCATGTACCCCGAGTTCGACGATCGGCTGGGGCAGGCGATGGTGCGAGAGACCGAGCTCTTCCTGGCCGAGTTGATCGCCGGGGACCTCAGCGCGGGGTCGCTCGTCGACGCCGACTTCACCTTCGTGAACCGCCAGCTCGCCGGGCACTACGGCATCCCCGGCATTACGGGCGAACACATGCGAAAGGTGATGCTGCCGGCCGACAGCCCGCGCGGCGGGCTGCTCACGCAGGCCAGCATTCACAAGGTCACGGCGAACGGGACGACGACGTCGCCGATTCCCCGGGGGAACTTCGTGCTCGCGAACCTCCTGGGCCGGCCGGCGCCACCGCCGCCCGCCGAAGTCGGCGCTCTCGAGCCCGACACCCGCGGCACGACGACCGTTCGGGAACAACTCGAGGCGCATCGCTCCAGCCCCGTGTGCGCCAATTGCCACCGTGTGATCGATCCACCGGGATTCGCGATGGAGTCGTTCGATCCCATCGGCGGCTTCCGGACGCGGTACCGCCTGTCGGGCGGCGAGATCGACGTCGGCGGCGGCCTGCGCTACCCGGCCCCGTACACCGAGGGACCGGCGGTCGACCCGAGCGGGGTGACGCCGGAGGGCGAGGCGTTTGCCGACATCCGGGACTACAAGCGGCTTCTGCTCGAGCAGGAGCTCGACCAGGTCGCGCGTCACCTCGCGTCGAACCTGCTGGTCTTCTCGACCGGCGCCGAGATCGAGTTCGCGGATCGTGACGCGGTCGAGCAGATTGTCGAACGAGGACGAAGCGACGGACATCCCGTCCGCCAGATGATTCACCGGGTCGTGCAGAGCGACCTGTTCAGAACGCGCTAG
- a CDS encoding PQQ-binding-like beta-propeller repeat protein, with protein sequence MKLHRDLSARLTVCIVAVLATALPATAQQGAVDGEWHAYGADDGATKYSPLDQIDASNVDRLRVAWSRPTVDQSILDVVPDLGYGNANRATPLMIDGVLYAPNAVGLVEAWNPATGETIWVQRPDEETPAGYRGAGHRGIAYWTDGNERRLIAHRGEWLYALDLATGDKIPGFGDDGRVNLTTGLQEGARYRWGGAPTVVRDVIVMGQSMADTFVTKEDLRGDVRAFDVRTGELRWVFHTIPQAGDPATESWTDGAWEFTGHAPVWSLFAADEKLGYVYMPTSSSTNDMYGGHRPGDNLYTQSIVCVDAETGERVWHYQLVHHGLWDYDIPAAPILADITVDGRDIPAVIQITKQAFAFVFDRVTGEPVWPIEERPVPQSTTPGEVTAPTQPFPTKPPAFDRQGATVENLIDFTPELREEALDIVERYTIGPMFTPPTVRGSGPNDNQGTIQLPGSQGGADIQGASFDPETNILYIPSITSPFVADILEGNPDRTNLAFIKGTREWIGGPRGLPLFKPPYGRVTAIDMNRGEIVWQVPNGHGPRNHPAIRHLNLDRLGSPGRPGPLLTKTLFFLGEGSNVGIRTGGRVPEGMPHSIVTNYGEPWFRAYDKQTGDLVWETELEAGTTGVPMTYLHEGKQYIVVPIGGLDVPGQWVALSLP encoded by the coding sequence ATGAAGCTGCATCGAGATCTGTCGGCTCGGCTTACGGTCTGCATCGTCGCCGTGCTGGCGACTGCCCTGCCCGCCACCGCCCAGCAGGGGGCGGTGGATGGCGAGTGGCATGCGTACGGCGCCGACGACGGCGCGACGAAGTACTCGCCGCTCGATCAGATCGACGCAAGCAACGTTGATCGGCTGCGCGTGGCCTGGTCGCGGCCAACCGTCGATCAGTCGATCCTCGATGTGGTCCCGGATCTGGGCTACGGCAACGCCAACCGGGCGACGCCGCTGATGATCGACGGCGTTCTCTATGCCCCGAACGCGGTCGGCCTGGTCGAAGCGTGGAATCCCGCAACCGGCGAGACCATCTGGGTGCAGCGCCCCGACGAGGAAACGCCCGCCGGCTACCGCGGCGCTGGCCACCGCGGCATCGCCTACTGGACCGACGGCAACGAACGCCGCCTGATCGCGCACCGGGGCGAGTGGCTTTATGCGCTCGATCTGGCCACCGGCGACAAGATCCCGGGCTTCGGCGACGACGGCCGGGTCAATCTGACAACCGGCCTGCAGGAGGGCGCCCGGTATCGCTGGGGCGGCGCGCCGACCGTCGTGCGTGACGTCATCGTCATGGGCCAGTCCATGGCCGACACGTTCGTCACGAAGGAAGACCTGCGGGGCGACGTGCGCGCGTTCGATGTCCGGACCGGCGAGCTCCGCTGGGTCTTCCACACCATTCCGCAGGCCGGCGACCCGGCGACGGAGAGCTGGACCGATGGCGCCTGGGAGTTCACCGGTCACGCGCCGGTCTGGTCGCTCTTCGCGGCGGACGAGAAGCTGGGCTACGTCTACATGCCGACGTCGTCGTCGACGAACGACATGTACGGTGGCCACCGGCCGGGCGACAACCTCTACACGCAGTCGATCGTCTGCGTCGACGCGGAGACCGGCGAGCGGGTCTGGCACTATCAGCTCGTCCACCACGGGCTGTGGGACTACGACATCCCGGCCGCGCCGATCCTGGCCGACATCACGGTGGACGGCCGCGACATCCCGGCCGTCATCCAGATCACGAAGCAGGCGTTCGCATTCGTTTTTGACCGGGTGACGGGCGAGCCGGTCTGGCCGATCGAGGAACGCCCGGTCCCGCAGTCGACCACGCCGGGTGAGGTTACGGCGCCGACGCAACCGTTCCCGACAAAGCCGCCGGCATTCGACCGGCAGGGCGCGACGGTCGAGAACCTGATCGACTTCACGCCGGAGCTGCGCGAAGAGGCGCTGGACATCGTGGAGCGCTACACCATCGGCCCGATGTTCACGCCGCCGACGGTGCGCGGGTCCGGGCCGAACGACAACCAGGGGACGATTCAGTTGCCCGGATCGCAGGGGGGCGCCGATATACAGGGCGCGTCGTTCGATCCGGAGACCAACATCCTCTACATCCCGTCGATCACGTCGCCCTTCGTCGCCGACATCCTGGAGGGGAACCCGGACCGGACCAACCTGGCGTTCATCAAGGGAACGCGCGAGTGGATCGGGGGGCCGCGCGGCCTGCCGCTCTTCAAGCCACCCTACGGCCGGGTCACGGCGATCGACATGAACCGCGGCGAGATCGTCTGGCAGGTCCCGAACGGCCACGGGCCGCGCAACCATCCGGCGATCCGCCATCTCAACCTCGACCGCCTCGGCAGTCCGGGCCGTCCCGGACCGCTGCTGACGAAAACGCTGTTCTTCTTGGGCGAAGGGTCGAACGTCGGCATCCGGACCGGCGGCCGCGTTCCGGAGGGAATGCCGCACTCGATCGTCACGAACTACGGCGAGCCGTGGTTCCGGGCCTACGACAAGCAGACCGGCGACCTCGTCTGGGAGACGGAGCTCGAAGCGGGGACCACCGGCGTGCCGATGACCTACCTGCACGAGGGCAAGCAGTACATCGTGGTGCCGATCGGCGGCCTGGACGTTCCCGGCCAGTGGGTCGCGCTCAGTCTGCCGTAA
- a CDS encoding helix-turn-helix domain-containing protein: MGEENQSLTPEGRVDIHQNARTTPASRAELVARVLDDHLPVSLVAAAAGVCPRTVRKWVARYPAEGREGLADRSSRPHRQPRATPAAIVSRITALRRQRQTGVQIARTVGVSPATVSRVLRRAGLHRLAALEWAPPAPIRPIP, translated from the coding sequence ATGGGTGAAGAAAACCAAAGTCTCACCCCAGAGGGCCGAGTAGACATCCATCAGAATGCCAGAACCACCCCTGCGAGTCGAGCCGAACTGGTGGCTCGCGTGCTCGACGACCACCTGCCCGTGAGCCTCGTCGCGGCGGCGGCGGGCGTCTGTCCCCGCACCGTGCGCAAGTGGGTCGCCCGGTACCCGGCCGAAGGCCGAGAGGGCTTGGCGGACCGCAGTTCGCGGCCCCATCGACAGCCCCGAGCCACGCCGGCAGCCATCGTCTCCCGCATCACGGCGCTGCGACGCCAGCGGCAGACGGGCGTCCAGATTGCCCGGACCGTGGGCGTCTCACCCGCCACCGTCAGCCGCGTCCTGCGCCGGGCGGGCCTTCATCGACTCGCCGCGCTCGAATGGGCTCCGCCCGCGCCGATACGCCCGATACCTTGA
- a CDS encoding ABC transporter permease, protein MESLFSDLAGVVRQLVARPRFTLATLLVLALAIGANTAIFSVVNGLLARPLPYPEAQRIVSVGQWSPDRSAPPSVSSVALQRLWDGAHSFEQLGAFTSLGVVWESPDGPVPLYGAVVTPSLFTLLRTSPSLGTLFTERHAVEGADRVVALSHQIWTRRFGSDQAILGAPISLNGEPHVVIAVLPESFDFFERDVDFWKPLVVRADEPPVGSATIHSTYIGVGRLREGVSAERAETEVSTILDRPDASLPLMPGVQFETRVVPFREEQVRPYRRALLMFALATALVLLMACANVGGLLLARGIVRRRELAIRDALGAGRGRIVRLLLVESVVLSVAGGALGLAVAAGLVRAVPALSPSHIPGLAEIGLDGLMLTFAAGLSLVAGGLSGAAPAMVCSRVDPWQTLGRGSLLAVGGFGRFRPSRVQAGLAVVQVALALVVVSTAGLLLRSFVARVTLDLGFDPTNVVVAQVHTQAVDRVFSGAGGQIGPEAFAEMDVALRSTAERLLLRMDRVAGLPQVNAVALASSAPMSPANSTQAIVVAGQPPPIDARDQLLASTRTVSAEYAEVMRLRVQAGRFFTDRDTAGSPLVAVVSESFARQAFGGEPAVGQRLATAGLGFPGFAPGDGARTDETWEVVGVVADVTGPPGSALAEASSSVVYSSILQPSMNRLPALGTPTIVVRTADDPEPVVPFLREVVADVDPRGRITMGTLETQLAARAAQPRFFAMCALIFGAVALLLAAFGLYGALSYAFSQRQREIGVRRALGATRGDVLRLVVREGTALVAVGAVLGLCGTVATTHLIESVLFGVTPLDPLTLAAGMTVLIAVALFACWLPARQAARIRPIEALRENT, encoded by the coding sequence ATGGAGTCGCTCTTCAGTGACTTAGCTGGGGTTGTGCGCCAACTTGTCGCACGTCCCCGCTTCACGCTGGCAACGCTACTCGTTCTCGCACTCGCCATCGGCGCAAATACGGCGATCTTCAGCGTTGTCAACGGCTTGCTGGCGCGACCACTACCCTACCCGGAAGCACAGCGGATCGTCAGCGTGGGGCAGTGGTCTCCAGACCGTTCCGCCCCTCCGAGTGTGTCGAGCGTTGCGTTGCAACGGTTGTGGGACGGCGCGCACTCGTTCGAGCAGCTTGGCGCCTTCACCTCGCTTGGCGTCGTCTGGGAGAGTCCGGATGGTCCCGTTCCACTCTATGGCGCCGTTGTTACTCCCTCGTTGTTCACGCTCTTGCGAACATCGCCGTCGCTGGGCACGCTCTTCACTGAGCGGCACGCGGTCGAAGGGGCGGACCGGGTCGTAGCGTTGAGCCACCAGATTTGGACGAGACGGTTCGGTTCGGATCAAGCGATTCTCGGCGCACCGATTTCGTTGAATGGCGAACCACACGTAGTGATCGCAGTGCTTCCTGAGAGTTTCGACTTCTTCGAACGTGATGTGGACTTCTGGAAGCCGCTTGTCGTGCGGGCGGATGAACCACCGGTTGGCAGCGCGACCATTCACAGCACGTACATCGGAGTTGGACGCTTGCGGGAGGGCGTGTCAGCAGAGCGAGCTGAGACGGAGGTGAGCACCATTCTCGATAGGCCGGACGCCAGCCTCCCGCTGATGCCGGGCGTCCAATTCGAGACGCGCGTTGTTCCGTTCCGCGAAGAACAAGTGCGTCCGTATCGGCGAGCACTCTTGATGTTCGCCTTGGCGACTGCCCTCGTGTTGCTGATGGCCTGCGCCAATGTCGGTGGCCTGTTGCTCGCCCGCGGCATCGTGCGGCGGAGGGAACTCGCCATCCGGGATGCACTCGGCGCGGGGCGGGGCAGGATCGTTCGTCTCTTGCTCGTCGAGAGTGTCGTTCTGAGCGTCGCTGGCGGCGCGCTCGGTCTAGCCGTGGCGGCAGGTCTTGTCCGCGCCGTTCCGGCACTGTCACCAAGCCATATTCCCGGGCTCGCGGAAATCGGACTCGACGGTTTAATGCTGACATTCGCGGCCGGTCTCTCGCTGGTGGCGGGTGGGCTGTCCGGAGCAGCGCCGGCGATGGTCTGCTCACGCGTCGATCCGTGGCAGACTCTCGGTCGCGGCAGCCTGTTGGCTGTCGGTGGCTTCGGCCGTTTCCGGCCGAGTCGGGTGCAGGCCGGGTTGGCTGTCGTGCAGGTGGCGTTGGCGTTAGTGGTAGTGAGCACTGCCGGTTTGCTACTGCGTAGTTTTGTGGCGCGCGTCACGCTCGATCTCGGTTTCGATCCGACGAATGTCGTTGTAGCGCAGGTGCACACACAAGCGGTGGACCGCGTCTTCAGTGGCGCCGGGGGTCAGATCGGACCGGAGGCATTCGCCGAGATGGACGTCGCGCTACGGAGTACCGCGGAGAGGCTTCTTCTGCGGATGGACCGTGTCGCCGGCCTGCCGCAGGTGAACGCTGTGGCCTTAGCCTCCAGCGCGCCGATGTCTCCTGCAAATTCGACCCAGGCGATAGTGGTTGCGGGCCAACCTCCACCGATCGACGCACGGGACCAACTACTGGCTTCTACGCGAACCGTGAGCGCCGAATATGCCGAGGTGATGCGACTTCGGGTGCAAGCCGGCCGGTTCTTTACCGATCGGGATACGGCTGGCAGCCCGCTCGTGGCGGTCGTCAGTGAGTCGTTTGCCCGACAAGCGTTCGGTGGCGAGCCAGCGGTCGGTCAGCGGTTGGCGACAGCGGGGCTCGGATTCCCGGGATTCGCGCCCGGTGACGGCGCGCGCACAGACGAGACGTGGGAGGTCGTTGGCGTAGTGGCTGACGTGACAGGTCCGCCGGGGTCAGCGCTCGCCGAAGCGTCCAGCAGCGTGGTCTACTCATCCATTCTCCAGCCAAGTATGAACCGACTGCCTGCCCTAGGGACGCCGACCATTGTTGTGCGTACCGCCGACGACCCGGAACCCGTCGTTCCCTTCCTACGTGAGGTCGTCGCTGACGTCGATCCGAGAGGAAGGATCACCATGGGAACGCTTGAAACGCAGCTCGCGGCACGCGCCGCGCAGCCGCGCTTTTTCGCTATGTGCGCCCTGATCTTCGGGGCGGTGGCTTTGCTGTTGGCCGCGTTCGGGCTCTATGGCGCACTAAGCTATGCCTTCTCTCAGCGCCAACGCGAAATCGGTGTCCGGAGGGCGTTGGGAGCCACACGCGGTGATGTGCTCCGGTTGGTCGTGCGGGAGGGAACTGCACTCGTGGCCGTCGGGGCTGTCCTGGGCCTGTGCGGCACCGTCGCAACGACGCATCTGATCGAGAGCGTGCTGTTCGGGGTGACCCCTCTGGATCCGCTGACCCTGGCCGCAGGGATGACGGTCCTCATTGCGGTGGCGCTGTTTGCCTGCTGGTTGCCAGCGCGGCAGGCTGCCCGTATTCGACCGATCGAGGCCTTACGTGAGAACACGTAA